Proteins encoded by one window of Chondromyces crocatus:
- a CDS encoding glycosyltransferase, which produces MSEPARVAHLVLALRVGGLERVVLRLLERTPRDRFQPVVCALEEPGALASELDRLGVPLTVIRRRPGLDPRLPVLLSRWMARERIDLVHTHNPNPHFYGALAAAMTRATRARSTPRLVHTKHGRNTPGAARKVLVNRLASSLTDRVVAVSEDARRVAIEVEGVTPSRVVTILNGVDTEEFRPGDPTVARSRLGLPHEGYHIGCVARLSPEKDHATLLSAFAALHARRPDAHLTLIGDGPERHALEAQTASLGVGHAVTFAGMRSDIAESLPAFDVFALASRTEGISLTLAEAAACGLPIVATRVGGNPEIVRDQQTGLLVPAADPAALTAALDAIATHTDRAALGHRGRAWVAERFSAERMASAYTSLYAEVLGS; this is translated from the coding sequence GTGAGCGAACCTGCGCGCGTCGCTCATCTCGTCCTCGCGCTGCGCGTCGGTGGCCTCGAGCGGGTCGTCCTGCGGCTCCTCGAGCGCACGCCACGCGACCGCTTTCAGCCCGTGGTCTGTGCCCTCGAAGAGCCGGGCGCGCTCGCCTCCGAACTCGACCGGCTCGGCGTCCCGCTCACGGTCATCCGCCGCCGCCCGGGCCTCGATCCACGCTTGCCCGTGCTGCTCTCCCGCTGGATGGCCCGCGAGCGCATCGACCTCGTGCACACCCACAACCCCAACCCTCATTTCTACGGCGCCCTCGCCGCCGCCATGACCCGCGCGACCCGCGCCAGGAGCACGCCACGCCTCGTCCACACCAAGCACGGCCGCAACACGCCAGGCGCCGCCCGCAAGGTCCTGGTCAACCGCCTCGCCTCCTCGCTCACCGACCGCGTCGTCGCCGTCAGCGAAGACGCCCGCCGCGTCGCCATCGAGGTCGAAGGCGTCACTCCCTCTCGGGTGGTCACCATCCTGAACGGCGTCGACACCGAAGAGTTCCGCCCCGGCGATCCCACGGTCGCCCGCTCGCGGCTCGGTCTACCTCACGAGGGCTACCACATCGGCTGCGTCGCTCGTCTCTCGCCAGAGAAGGATCACGCGACCCTGCTCTCCGCGTTCGCCGCGCTGCACGCTCGGCGCCCCGACGCCCACCTGACGCTGATCGGCGACGGTCCCGAGCGACACGCCCTCGAGGCCCAGACGGCGTCGCTGGGCGTGGGCCACGCCGTGACCTTCGCCGGCATGCGCAGCGACATCGCCGAGTCCCTTCCTGCCTTCGATGTCTTCGCCCTCGCCTCACGCACGGAAGGCATCTCCCTCACGCTCGCCGAAGCGGCCGCCTGCGGTCTGCCCATCGTCGCCACCCGGGTCGGAGGCAACCCCGAGATCGTCCGCGACCAGCAGACGGGTCTACTCGTCCCCGCCGCCGACCCTGCAGCGCTCACCGCGGCCCTCGACGCCATCGCCACCCATACGGACCGCGCTGCCCTGGGCCACCGCGGCCGCGCCTGGGTCGCCGAGCGCTTCAGCGCCGAGCGCATGGCCAGCGCCTACACCTCGCTCTACGCCGAGGTCCTCGGGTCCTGA
- a CDS encoding GNAT family N-acetyltransferase codes for MQEPTPPDQVLARRIESAEAAAGVWCHEALSKLRPGAISEIERVAGGVLAFCGPRSPLTQGRGLGMAGPVTENEVDRIEHFFRHRGVDAALQLSPYADPTLVEALSRRGFTVTLFLHALTRPLPSLTAQPPPPGVEVRRVDPADAGVWARLVAQGFAEHGEVTPEAVELNQLLFHAPQATCFWAFLDGRPVGGGAMATHDGLASLFGMATLPEARRRGVQRALLEARLAHAASSGCAVASVVTLPGTTSQRNAERAGFTVAYTRVMLSKRWC; via the coding sequence ATGCAAGAGCCGACGCCGCCTGATCAGGTGCTGGCACGACGGATCGAGAGCGCAGAAGCCGCCGCGGGGGTGTGGTGCCACGAGGCGCTCTCGAAGCTGCGGCCGGGTGCGATCTCGGAGATCGAGCGGGTCGCCGGTGGCGTGCTCGCGTTCTGTGGCCCGCGCTCGCCCCTGACGCAGGGACGCGGCCTCGGCATGGCCGGGCCCGTCACGGAGAACGAGGTCGATCGCATCGAGCACTTCTTCCGGCACCGCGGCGTGGACGCTGCACTCCAGCTCAGCCCTTATGCGGATCCGACGCTGGTGGAAGCGCTGAGCCGCCGTGGGTTCACGGTGACGCTCTTCCTCCACGCGCTGACGCGACCGCTCCCCTCGCTGACGGCGCAACCCCCACCGCCAGGCGTGGAGGTGCGTCGGGTCGACCCCGCGGACGCCGGGGTGTGGGCGCGGCTCGTGGCGCAAGGGTTCGCCGAGCACGGCGAGGTGACCCCCGAGGCTGTGGAGCTGAACCAGCTGCTCTTCCATGCGCCGCAGGCGACTTGCTTCTGGGCATTCCTCGACGGGCGCCCGGTGGGAGGCGGCGCGATGGCCACACACGACGGGCTGGCCTCCCTGTTTGGCATGGCCACGCTGCCCGAGGCGCGTCGGCGTGGGGTCCAGCGGGCCTTGCTCGAAGCACGGCTCGCGCACGCGGCGTCGTCGGGCTGCGCGGTGGCGTCGGTGGTGACGCTTCCTGGCACGACGTCGCAACGCAACGCAGAGCGCGCCGGTTTCACGGTCGCCTATACCCGGGTCATGCTGAGCAAACGGTGGTGCTGA
- a CDS encoding zinc-dependent peptidase has product MLDFLKKRRREALRSEPFPEAFRAIIEKNVPYFQRLSHADQDELLGHMLVFLDEKKFEGCGGLEMTDEIRVTVAAQACLLLLHRETDYYPELDVILVYPGGYRAPVRETVDGGVVIEGEQERLGESWTRGIVVLSWDGVLAGAADISDGHNLVLHEFAHQLDQEGGPVDGAPLLPRRSMYAAWARILGREYHQLVRDEASMRHTVIDPYGATNPAEFFAVITEAFFEQPRQLRARHAELYALLKEFYQQDPAQPT; this is encoded by the coding sequence ATGCTCGACTTCTTGAAGAAGAGACGACGAGAGGCGCTCCGGAGCGAGCCTTTCCCGGAGGCTTTCCGCGCGATCATCGAGAAGAACGTCCCCTATTTCCAGCGCCTCTCTCACGCCGATCAGGACGAGCTGCTCGGGCACATGCTGGTGTTTCTCGACGAGAAGAAGTTCGAGGGCTGTGGTGGGCTGGAGATGACCGACGAGATCCGGGTGACGGTGGCAGCCCAGGCGTGCCTGCTGCTCCTGCACCGGGAGACGGATTACTACCCCGAGCTGGACGTGATCCTCGTCTACCCGGGGGGCTACCGTGCTCCCGTCCGGGAGACGGTGGATGGCGGGGTGGTGATCGAAGGGGAACAAGAGCGCCTCGGCGAGTCATGGACGCGCGGCATCGTGGTCCTCTCCTGGGATGGCGTGCTCGCTGGCGCGGCCGACATCAGCGACGGCCACAACCTGGTGCTGCACGAGTTCGCCCATCAGCTCGATCAGGAGGGGGGCCCCGTCGACGGAGCGCCGCTGCTGCCCCGCCGCTCGATGTACGCGGCGTGGGCGAGGATCCTGGGGCGCGAATACCACCAGCTCGTCCGGGACGAGGCGAGCATGCGCCACACCGTGATCGATCCGTACGGGGCCACGAACCCGGCCGAGTTCTTCGCCGTGATCACCGAGGCCTTCTTCGAGCAGCCTCGCCAGCTCCGCGCCCGTCACGCCGAGCTGTATGCACTGCTCAAGGAGTTCTATCAGCAGGATCCAGCCCAGCCGACGTGA
- a CDS encoding DMT family transporter encodes MQPVTARSAVLFLLIASAAFAVSGPFARAARPVHPLVIAAGRVALAALVLGLVNARAMRRALPTLTPRQRAHVFGAGALLAAHFALFQWGLDRTSLPAALSLVALEPLAVVVWAWVLFGIRPTRPEQLGLSLATIGALVVARGAGSGEHRVEGDLLVLGAVVLYGAYVAAARGIRDALPAHAYAAFVYTGASLSLLLALPLIPGALATASPLPQHAAVYILLLALIPTLIGHTAVQWAARRMSPSIVALVSTGETLGGITVGALWLGTIPNPSEIAGGLFILAGTTLAILASRGTESPSSA; translated from the coding sequence GTGCAACCCGTCACCGCCCGAAGCGCCGTGCTGTTCCTGCTGATCGCCAGCGCAGCCTTTGCGGTCTCCGGCCCTTTCGCCCGCGCGGCGCGCCCTGTCCATCCGCTCGTCATCGCAGCAGGCCGCGTCGCCCTCGCGGCACTGGTCCTCGGCCTCGTGAACGCCCGCGCGATGCGGCGCGCGCTGCCCACGCTGACCCCGCGCCAGCGCGCCCACGTCTTCGGTGCCGGCGCGCTCCTCGCCGCCCATTTCGCCCTCTTCCAGTGGGGCCTCGACCGCACCTCCTTGCCCGCCGCCCTGTCGCTCGTCGCCCTCGAACCGCTCGCGGTCGTGGTCTGGGCGTGGGTCCTCTTCGGCATCCGTCCCACCCGCCCCGAGCAGCTCGGCCTCTCCCTCGCCACGATCGGCGCGCTGGTCGTCGCACGCGGGGCAGGCTCGGGCGAGCATCGGGTGGAGGGGGATCTCCTCGTCCTCGGCGCCGTCGTGCTCTACGGCGCCTACGTCGCCGCGGCGCGAGGCATCCGTGATGCGCTCCCGGCCCACGCTTACGCCGCCTTCGTCTACACGGGCGCGAGCCTCTCCCTCCTCCTGGCCTTGCCGCTCATCCCCGGCGCGCTCGCCACCGCCTCACCCCTGCCCCAGCACGCGGCGGTCTACATCCTGTTGCTCGCCCTCATCCCGACCCTCATCGGCCATACCGCGGTGCAATGGGCAGCCCGCCGCATGTCGCCCTCGATCGTCGCCCTCGTCAGCACCGGCGAGACCCTCGGCGGAATCACGGTTGGCGCCCTCTGGCTCGGGACCATCCCGAATCCCTCGGAGATCGCCGGAGGCCTGTTCATCCTGGCCGGAACGACCTTGGCCATTCTCGCGTCGCGTGGAACGGAATCACCGAGCTCGGCTTGA
- a CDS encoding ABC transporter ATP-binding protein translates to MSLELKHVTKRFGGLRAVGDVSFTVPEKSIFGLIGPNGAGKTTVFNLITGVYKHDEGSIRFRGTDLAPFKPSQIARLGVARTFQNIRLFGQLTVLENALIACENRRKSGLGAALLRTPSFFRDEQEITSKAMEMLEVFKLDRVADEIATTLSYGDQRRLEIARAMMLEPKLLLLDEPAAGMNYGEAEGLKKQILWLRDHFGLTVVLVEHNMQVVMSVCEHLHVLDHGETLAHGPPEVVRKHPRVLAAYLGEDVVEAVESKAAATADGEARSS, encoded by the coding sequence GTGAGCCTCGAGCTGAAGCATGTGACCAAGCGCTTCGGTGGCCTCAGGGCCGTCGGGGATGTGTCGTTCACGGTCCCGGAGAAGAGCATCTTCGGGCTGATTGGCCCGAACGGTGCCGGGAAGACCACGGTCTTCAACCTGATCACCGGGGTCTACAAGCACGATGAGGGGTCGATCCGCTTTCGAGGGACGGACCTCGCGCCCTTCAAGCCCAGCCAGATCGCGCGCCTGGGTGTCGCGAGGACCTTCCAGAACATCCGCCTGTTCGGGCAGCTCACCGTGCTGGAGAACGCGCTCATTGCCTGTGAAAACCGCCGGAAATCCGGGCTAGGCGCTGCCCTGTTGAGGACACCTTCCTTCTTCCGGGACGAGCAGGAGATCACCAGCAAGGCGATGGAGATGCTGGAGGTGTTCAAGCTCGACCGGGTGGCGGACGAGATCGCGACGACCCTGTCGTATGGCGATCAGCGGCGCCTGGAGATCGCGCGGGCGATGATGCTGGAGCCCAAGCTGCTGCTCCTGGACGAGCCCGCTGCCGGGATGAACTACGGCGAGGCCGAGGGGCTGAAGAAGCAGATCCTCTGGCTGCGTGATCACTTCGGCCTGACCGTGGTGCTGGTGGAGCACAACATGCAGGTCGTGATGTCGGTCTGCGAGCACCTCCACGTGCTGGATCACGGCGAGACACTCGCCCACGGGCCCCCCGAGGTGGTGAGGAAGCACCCGCGCGTGCTCGCTGCCTACCTGGGCGAAGACGTCGTGGAGGCGGTGGAGAGCAAGGCCGCCGCGACCGCCGACGGGGAGGCACGGTCATCATGA
- a CDS encoding FAD:protein FMN transferase yields MSLPLRHVIPIAALTLAPLACERSTPEPEPGLPTSASPVTAASASAPPTKAAGRRVALETKVMGTQLTLATYTTATLDDRSLRPRLEKALDELRRLESLMTTWRDDSEISRVNQRAGKAEVEVSPESLDVIQKSLWISRLSQGVFDITFEAMHGLWKFDEDLEDNVPKKADVERVRKLIDYRQIQVDPEKRTVKLARPGMRMSLGGIAKGYAVDAAARILRAEGLDTFFVQAGGDLYVAGKKPDGSRYRVGVRDPRGKHANDFFAMVEVEDHAFSTAGDYERSFIKEGKRYHHIIDPRTGFPATAARSVTVWARDALTADAIDDAVFILGVDEGLKLVESIDDCGAVIVDDKNKVWISRRLEGKVQMLREPTDGI; encoded by the coding sequence ATGAGCCTGCCGCTCCGTCACGTCATCCCGATCGCCGCCCTCACGCTCGCTCCCCTCGCTTGCGAGCGCAGCACGCCCGAGCCCGAGCCCGGTCTGCCGACCTCCGCTTCTCCCGTGACCGCCGCGTCAGCCTCGGCACCACCCACCAAGGCCGCCGGACGTCGGGTCGCGCTCGAGACCAAGGTCATGGGGACGCAGCTCACGCTGGCCACCTACACCACCGCGACGCTCGACGACCGATCGCTCCGCCCCCGGCTCGAGAAAGCCCTCGACGAGCTGCGCCGCCTCGAGTCGCTGATGACCACCTGGCGCGACGACAGCGAGATCTCACGCGTCAACCAGCGCGCCGGCAAGGCAGAGGTGGAGGTCAGCCCCGAGAGCCTCGACGTCATCCAGAAGAGCCTGTGGATCAGCCGCCTCTCCCAGGGCGTCTTCGACATCACCTTCGAGGCCATGCATGGGCTCTGGAAGTTCGACGAGGACCTCGAAGACAACGTCCCGAAGAAGGCCGACGTCGAGCGCGTCCGCAAACTCATCGACTACCGGCAGATCCAGGTCGATCCGGAGAAGCGCACCGTCAAGCTCGCCAGACCGGGCATGCGCATGAGCCTCGGGGGCATCGCCAAAGGGTACGCGGTCGATGCGGCCGCGCGCATCCTGCGCGCCGAGGGGCTCGACACCTTCTTCGTGCAGGCGGGGGGCGACCTTTACGTCGCAGGGAAGAAGCCCGACGGCTCACGCTATCGGGTCGGCGTCCGCGATCCACGGGGCAAGCACGCCAACGACTTCTTCGCGATGGTCGAGGTCGAGGACCACGCCTTCTCCACGGCGGGCGACTACGAGCGCAGCTTCATCAAGGAAGGCAAGCGCTACCATCACATCATCGATCCCCGCACGGGCTTCCCCGCCACCGCGGCGAGGAGCGTCACCGTCTGGGCGCGCGACGCCCTGACCGCCGACGCCATCGACGACGCGGTGTTCATCCTCGGCGTCGACGAGGGGCTGAAGCTCGTGGAGTCCATCGACGATTGCGGCGCCGTCATCGTCGACGACAAGAACAAGGTCTGGATCTCCCGTCGTCTCGAAGGGAAGGTCCAGATGCTCCGCGAGCCGACCGACGGGATCTGA
- a CDS encoding alpha/beta hydrolase, translating to MPPSPGHLVRLGPFHIPGLTPRHIRVFVPPDARRHGEPPPILFLFDGQNVFDDAPSFAGGWHLHETVTRISAQRHRRPVLVGIDHGGTARINELSPWPTAHGPGHADALIGWIADELAPRLAHELALQIGPEHVAIGGSSMGGLCALHAHFTRPDRFGAALSMSPSLWLEGGRIFRDLAARSRPGVSTIYLDAGGLEARGSLLEAASHMAEQLQRLGYGPSAFRFRADRRGRHSERDWRRRAPAALRFLFARSRR from the coding sequence ATGCCCCCTTCGCCAGGCCACCTCGTCAGGCTCGGCCCGTTCCACATCCCTGGCCTCACGCCGCGTCACATCCGCGTCTTCGTCCCCCCCGACGCGCGGCGCCACGGTGAACCACCGCCGATCCTGTTCCTCTTCGACGGGCAGAACGTCTTCGACGACGCCCCCTCGTTCGCGGGTGGATGGCACCTGCACGAGACCGTGACGCGCATCTCCGCGCAACGCCATCGGCGTCCGGTCCTCGTGGGCATCGATCACGGTGGCACGGCCCGCATCAACGAACTCTCTCCCTGGCCGACCGCTCACGGTCCTGGCCACGCCGACGCCCTGATCGGCTGGATCGCGGACGAGCTGGCGCCTCGCCTCGCGCACGAGCTCGCGCTGCAGATCGGCCCGGAGCACGTCGCCATCGGTGGCTCCTCCATGGGCGGCCTCTGCGCGCTCCACGCGCATTTCACGCGGCCGGATCGGTTCGGCGCCGCGCTCTCGATGTCCCCCTCCCTCTGGCTGGAAGGTGGAAGGATCTTCCGTGACCTCGCCGCTCGCTCTCGCCCGGGCGTCTCCACCATCTACCTCGACGCTGGCGGACTGGAAGCCCGCGGGAGCTTGCTCGAAGCCGCCTCCCACATGGCCGAGCAGCTCCAGCGGCTCGGCTATGGCCCCAGCGCCTTCCGCTTCCGAGCCGACCGCCGGGGACGTCACAGCGAGCGCGACTGGCGACGCCGCGCCCCCGCAGCGCTGCGGTTTCTCTTCGCGCGATCACGACGCTGA
- a CDS encoding ClpXP protease specificity-enhancing factor SspB: MSDAPRQLPPKKEVALALLQRENSVFVHIDPRREGVLVPKWLTKQAQLTLQIGMNMPIPIADLKVEDDGISCTLSFQRTPFWCRMPWNAVWALVGESQRGMVWPEDVPPEVAQQQAGAAQKPAKKPRPHLAAVGSGGEVARASERQPQEDGGAALAVEEGGAAVAREESESSGSGASQAAGEPKLSVVGGEAAEETSAAAGEDAAETGAPEGEERSEPAEERAPQGARPGGGKPKRELPPYLRVIK, encoded by the coding sequence ATGTCCGATGCGCCGCGCCAGCTTCCGCCGAAGAAGGAGGTCGCGCTCGCGCTTTTGCAGCGAGAGAACAGCGTCTTCGTCCACATCGATCCACGCCGCGAGGGGGTCCTCGTGCCGAAGTGGCTCACCAAACAGGCACAGCTCACGCTGCAGATCGGGATGAACATGCCCATCCCCATCGCCGACCTGAAGGTCGAGGACGACGGCATCTCCTGCACCCTGTCGTTCCAGCGGACGCCTTTCTGGTGCCGGATGCCCTGGAACGCAGTGTGGGCACTTGTGGGAGAGAGCCAGCGCGGGATGGTGTGGCCCGAGGATGTCCCGCCCGAGGTGGCCCAGCAGCAGGCCGGTGCAGCGCAGAAGCCCGCGAAGAAGCCGAGGCCCCACCTCGCTGCGGTGGGCAGCGGGGGCGAGGTGGCGCGTGCGTCGGAGCGCCAACCCCAGGAGGACGGGGGAGCAGCGCTGGCGGTGGAAGAGGGCGGTGCCGCGGTCGCTCGAGAAGAAAGCGAGAGCAGCGGGAGCGGCGCTTCCCAGGCTGCGGGTGAGCCGAAGCTCTCGGTGGTGGGTGGCGAAGCTGCCGAGGAGACTTCCGCCGCGGCGGGTGAAGATGCCGCGGAGACGGGAGCCCCGGAAGGCGAAGAGCGCTCGGAGCCTGCCGAAGAGCGCGCACCGCAGGGGGCGCGGCCTGGTGGCGGGAAACCCAAACGAGAGCTGCCCCCCTACCTGCGGGTCATCAAGTAG
- a CDS encoding branched-chain amino acid ABC transporter permease: protein MHSAVQRVVTALLLVAAVVGLEFSFEYIIPDAAWRQLALLAMVNVIAALSLNIINGMAGQFSIGHAGFLGIGAYTGAIVAGNLHPMLGGGDPLFEWSFVVMPAVMLSAGVVAGAFGLLVGLPSLRLRGDYLAIVTLGFAEIFRLVIGTAETGGAAEGTINQALASLGGQQGYAGPDGTGVPQYAGPFWIFGAVIVATVLAWRLKFSGWGRTLRALRADEIASAAVGVDPTRYKVTSFVFSAAGAGIAGGLMASIRDGNPTVQPEQFNFATSFDAITMVILGGSGSVSGAVLGGVLVTFTVKMIEQLQGLDSVQALKSVYPSLDLNALRMVVYASVLLGLMILRPEGLLGEREIFRRKATMKNGAAPPEPVPVRTKAEVASDEPDGASPETAIEHEEQPLEKDRS, encoded by the coding sequence ATGCACAGCGCGGTACAGCGCGTCGTCACGGCGCTTTTGCTGGTCGCGGCCGTCGTCGGCCTCGAATTCTCGTTCGAGTACATCATTCCTGATGCGGCTTGGCGGCAGCTCGCGCTGCTCGCGATGGTCAACGTCATCGCGGCGCTGTCGCTGAACATCATCAACGGGATGGCCGGGCAGTTCTCCATCGGCCACGCCGGCTTCCTTGGCATCGGCGCGTACACGGGCGCGATCGTCGCGGGCAACCTGCACCCGATGCTCGGGGGAGGGGACCCGCTGTTCGAGTGGTCGTTCGTGGTCATGCCTGCGGTGATGCTGTCGGCCGGCGTGGTGGCCGGCGCGTTCGGCTTGCTGGTCGGGCTCCCCAGCCTCCGCCTGCGGGGGGACTACCTGGCCATCGTGACCCTGGGCTTCGCGGAGATCTTCCGGCTCGTCATCGGGACCGCGGAGACCGGGGGGGCCGCCGAAGGCACCATCAACCAGGCGCTCGCCTCGCTCGGAGGCCAGCAGGGATACGCAGGGCCGGACGGGACCGGGGTGCCGCAGTACGCAGGGCCCTTCTGGATCTTCGGGGCGGTGATCGTGGCGACCGTCCTCGCGTGGAGGCTCAAATTTTCGGGCTGGGGCCGCACGTTGAGGGCGCTCCGCGCGGACGAGATCGCCTCGGCCGCGGTGGGGGTGGATCCGACCCGGTACAAGGTGACCTCGTTCGTGTTCTCCGCGGCCGGAGCGGGGATCGCGGGCGGGTTGATGGCCTCGATCCGGGACGGGAACCCCACGGTTCAGCCCGAGCAATTCAACTTCGCGACGTCCTTCGACGCCATCACGATGGTCATCCTCGGCGGTTCCGGGAGCGTGAGCGGCGCCGTGCTGGGGGGCGTCCTGGTGACCTTCACCGTGAAGATGATCGAGCAGCTCCAGGGTCTGGACAGCGTTCAGGCGCTGAAGAGCGTGTACCCCAGCCTCGATCTGAACGCGCTCCGCATGGTGGTGTACGCCTCGGTGCTGCTCGGGTTGATGATCCTGCGGCCGGAGGGGCTGCTCGGAGAGCGGGAGATCTTCCGGCGGAAGGCGACGATGAAGAACGGTGCTGCGCCTCCGGAACCTGTCCCGGTCCGCACGAAGGCCGAGGTCGCGAGCGATGAGCCGGACGGCGCGTCGCCAGAGACGGCCATCGAGCATGAGGAGCAGCCGCTCGAAAAGGATCGGTCGTGA
- a CDS encoding ABC transporter ATP-binding protein, with the protein MKTVHPTRTPPSAAAGSPLLTVRDLAVVYGGIKALKGVSLEVRTGEIVAMIGANGAGKTTTLKTIMRLLPLAGGQITYDGRDLQAVSTEQVVALGISLVPEGRAIFADLTVKENLELGAWNHRDRQIMQETLEDVVKLFPRLGERMRQEGGTLSGGEQQMLAIGRAMMARPAMLLLDEPSLGIAPRLVADIFEAVARIAEAGTTILLVEQNTRLALKYSKRAYVLRTGEIAMTGSSRELADNEEIRAAYLGG; encoded by the coding sequence ATGAAGACCGTCCATCCGACGCGGACGCCGCCGAGCGCGGCGGCAGGCTCGCCGCTCCTCACCGTGCGCGACCTGGCCGTCGTCTATGGCGGCATCAAGGCGCTGAAGGGCGTGAGCCTGGAGGTGCGCACGGGCGAGATCGTGGCGATGATCGGCGCAAACGGTGCCGGCAAGACGACCACGCTGAAGACGATCATGCGTCTCCTTCCTCTCGCGGGAGGTCAGATCACCTACGACGGTCGTGATCTGCAGGCCGTGTCGACGGAGCAGGTGGTGGCCCTGGGCATCTCTCTGGTGCCGGAAGGCCGCGCCATCTTCGCTGACCTGACGGTGAAGGAGAACCTCGAGCTGGGCGCCTGGAACCACAGGGATCGGCAGATCATGCAGGAGACCCTCGAGGACGTGGTGAAGCTGTTCCCGCGCCTCGGGGAGCGCATGCGGCAGGAGGGAGGCACGCTCTCCGGGGGTGAGCAACAGATGCTGGCCATCGGTCGCGCCATGATGGCCCGACCGGCCATGCTCTTGCTCGACGAGCCTTCGCTGGGGATCGCCCCTCGCCTCGTCGCCGACATCTTCGAGGCCGTGGCGCGGATCGCGGAGGCTGGGACGACCATTCTGCTCGTCGAACAAAACACGCGGCTGGCGCTGAAGTACTCCAAGCGCGCGTACGTCCTCCGGACGGGCGAGATCGCAATGACGGGTAGCTCCAGAGAGCTGGCCGACAACGAGGAAATTCGCGCCGCTTACCTCGGCGGCTGA
- a CDS encoding phenylacetate--CoA ligase family protein, with protein MRGRETLTRLQELERSQWRPEHELRDLSFRRMVEAIRFAEQHVPLYRRRFAEYGVRARDVQSPDDLLRFPLLTKDDIRKHAKELVAEGFQGRMYQSGTGGSTGQPIQFAYDHRTYEARIAAAMRADGWAGASPGERELHLWSRATTAETPLRKAKRRVHETVLRKRMVCAWDLNVTQLAALCDSIEEFDPKVIISYPTPLYYLARHALETGRRLPSPRGIITSAERLFQHQREVIERAFGAKIFDRYGCREVMLIASECERHEGKHINLENVHVEILRNGRHAGAGEPGEVILTDLHCRSMPLIRYKNEDIATYASAPCTCGRGMPMLASVEGRVLDMIVGPEGQLLAGEFFPHLLKDYTDVARFQVHQDRSRTITIRLVPNGGWSHETPARVERAAREFLGERAAIQVVVVDDIPLTPGGKYRLTVSEIPVELEREATA; from the coding sequence TTGCGTGGCAGGGAAACCCTGACGCGCCTTCAGGAACTCGAGCGCTCCCAGTGGCGCCCGGAGCACGAGCTCCGCGATCTCAGCTTCCGCCGCATGGTCGAGGCCATTCGCTTCGCCGAGCAGCATGTCCCGCTGTATCGCCGCAGGTTCGCCGAGTACGGGGTCCGGGCCAGGGACGTCCAGTCTCCGGACGACCTCTTGCGCTTTCCGCTCCTCACCAAGGACGACATCAGGAAGCACGCGAAGGAGCTGGTGGCCGAGGGGTTCCAGGGTCGGATGTACCAGAGCGGCACCGGCGGCTCCACCGGCCAACCCATCCAGTTCGCCTACGATCACCGCACCTATGAAGCCCGCATCGCCGCCGCCATGCGCGCCGATGGCTGGGCCGGCGCTTCACCCGGAGAGCGCGAACTCCACCTCTGGTCGCGCGCGACCACCGCAGAGACCCCGCTGCGCAAGGCCAAGCGCCGCGTTCATGAGACAGTGCTCCGCAAACGCATGGTCTGCGCGTGGGATCTCAACGTGACCCAGCTCGCGGCGCTGTGCGACAGCATCGAAGAGTTCGATCCCAAGGTCATCATCAGCTACCCGACGCCGCTCTACTACCTCGCGCGCCACGCGCTCGAGACCGGCCGTCGACTGCCCTCCCCGCGAGGGATCATCACCTCGGCCGAGCGTCTGTTCCAGCACCAGCGCGAGGTGATCGAGCGCGCCTTCGGCGCCAAGATCTTCGACCGCTACGGGTGCAGGGAGGTGATGCTCATCGCGTCGGAGTGCGAGCGTCACGAGGGAAAGCACATCAACCTCGAGAACGTCCATGTCGAGATCCTCCGCAATGGCCGGCACGCGGGCGCAGGCGAGCCGGGTGAGGTCATCCTCACCGACCTCCACTGCCGGTCGATGCCGCTCATTCGTTACAAGAACGAGGACATCGCCACCTACGCGTCGGCGCCCTGCACCTGTGGGCGTGGCATGCCGATGCTGGCCTCCGTCGAGGGCCGCGTCCTCGACATGATCGTCGGTCCCGAGGGACAGCTCCTCGCTGGCGAGTTCTTCCCCCACCTCCTCAAGGACTACACGGACGTGGCCAGGTTCCAGGTCCACCAGGACCGCAGCCGGACGATCACCATCCGCCTCGTGCCGAACGGGGGCTGGAGCCACGAGACCCCCGCGCGCGTCGAGCGCGCCGCGCGTGAGTTCCTCGGAGAGCGCGCGGCGATCCAGGTGGTGGTCGTCGACGACATCCCCCTGACCCCCGGCGGCAAGTACCGCCTCACGGTCTCCGAGATCCCCGTGGAGCTGGAGCGCGAGGCCACCGCGTGA